From the genome of Candidatus Eisenbacteria bacterium, one region includes:
- a CDS encoding ATP-binding protein, whose amino-acid sequence MSLDQLNSRLEGHLRDLHLPTIRECYEGEAVRATQESFGYEQYLFELVQREIAERRERRIARFLRESRLPLEKNMSTLDMNRMPKKARLQVKALLDGGFLKRCENVLAFGNPGSGKTHLLCAIGQELIQQGHRVLFIQCSLLVQELLVAKRELRIASKLKRLGNYAAIIIDDIGYVQQSRGYPEFS is encoded by the coding sequence ATGTCACTTGATCAGCTGAATAGCCGTCTTGAAGGGCATCTGAGAGATCTTCACCTGCCAACGATTCGTGAGTGCTACGAAGGAGAGGCGGTCCGGGCAACCCAGGAATCTTTTGGATACGAACAATATCTTTTTGAGCTTGTTCAGCGGGAGATCGCGGAGCGTCGTGAGAGACGCATTGCACGCTTCTTGCGAGAATCACGGCTGCCTTTGGAAAAGAATATGTCTACGCTCGATATGAATCGAATGCCGAAGAAGGCCCGGCTTCAGGTGAAGGCGTTACTCGATGGGGGTTTTTTGAAGAGATGCGAGAACGTCCTGGCTTTTGGGAATCCGGGCAGCGGCAAAACGCATCTCCTTTGCGCCATCGGCCAAGAACTGATCCAACAGGGGCACCGAGTCCTCTTCATTCAGTGTTCGCTGTTGGTCCAGGAGCTTTTGGTGGCGAAGCGTGAACTGAGGATCGCCTCAAAGCTGAAACGTCTTGGAAACTATGCCGCGATCATCATCGATGATAT